One genomic region from bacterium encodes:
- a CDS encoding sigma-70 family RNA polymerase sigma factor: MEHLEHRATTSVAPALPIGLGGSQRPEPLARGTGAAEAALFNEMATQHLDALYRTAVRLTGRPQDAEDLVQETYLRAWRSLHTYRPGTNPKAWLFRILHNAHIDRFRASSRTVPTVDELEGQDPAFVVHETPETLVMSGLVDTEVRKALMEIPEVFRACLILADLEGFSYQEIADILSIPRGTVMSRLFRGRRAMRRLLTQYGRDHGYLKVS, from the coding sequence ATGGAGCATCTCGAGCACAGGGCGACCACGTCGGTGGCGCCTGCGCTGCCGATCGGCCTTGGAGGATCGCAGAGGCCGGAGCCCCTCGCACGGGGGACTGGCGCAGCAGAAGCCGCGCTGTTCAATGAGATGGCGACCCAACACCTGGATGCGCTCTATCGAACCGCGGTGCGGCTGACAGGTCGCCCACAGGACGCGGAGGACCTCGTACAAGAGACGTACCTGCGGGCATGGCGGTCTCTGCACACATACCGGCCGGGCACCAATCCCAAAGCCTGGTTGTTCCGGATCTTGCACAATGCGCACATCGACCGGTTCCGCGCGTCGTCGCGGACTGTGCCTACTGTTGACGAACTCGAGGGTCAGGATCCGGCGTTCGTGGTCCACGAGACGCCCGAAACGCTCGTGATGTCTGGGCTGGTGGATACTGAGGTCCGCAAGGCGCTGATGGAGATTCCAGAGGTATTCCGCGCGTGCCTGATCCTTGCCGATCTCGAGGGGTTCTCGTACCAGGAGATCGCGGACATTCTTAGCATTCCGCGGGGCACGGTGATGAGCCGCTTGTTTCGCGGCCGCCGCGCGATGCGCCGGCTCCTGACCCAGTACGGCCGCGACCACGGATACCTGAAAGTAAGTTAG
- a CDS encoding TetR family transcriptional regulator C-terminal domain-containing protein — MKRDYRSREKIIEAATALFHKGGYHATSLDDILESSGVCRSNFYYHFPSKEDLGMEVLRQQAEAFEIRCIRGILEESSVPARQRLERLFGALADGQRAEEYQCGCPFGNLAAELGGIHPEFQRRLSEFFVRWEESIDRCLQDGLARGEFRSDLDTRRLATALVSQIEGAILLMKTHRHNGPIEAGVQTMLSLLGGR; from the coding sequence ATGAAGCGGGACTACCGTAGCAGAGAGAAGATCATCGAGGCCGCCACAGCGCTGTTCCACAAGGGGGGGTATCACGCCACCTCGCTCGATGACATCCTCGAGTCCAGCGGCGTGTGCCGCAGCAATTTCTACTACCACTTCCCGAGCAAGGAAGATCTCGGGATGGAGGTCCTTCGGCAGCAGGCGGAAGCGTTTGAGATCCGGTGCATTCGGGGGATTCTTGAAGAGAGTAGCGTCCCGGCTCGGCAGCGGCTCGAGCGACTTTTCGGGGCTCTTGCAGACGGTCAGCGCGCGGAGGAGTATCAGTGCGGGTGCCCGTTCGGCAATCTGGCGGCGGAGCTTGGGGGAATCCACCCTGAGTTTCAGCGCCGGCTGAGCGAGTTCTTCGTGCGGTGGGAAGAGTCGATCGACCGATGCCTCCAAGATGGCCTGGCCCGGGGCGAGTTCCGGTCCGATCTCGATACACGCCGCCTGGCCACAGCGTTGGTGAGTCAGATCGAAGGCGCGATCCTGCTGATGAAGACGCACCGTCATAACGGGCCGATCGAAGCCGGGGTTCAGACAATGTTGAGCCTGCTGGGAGGTAGGTGA
- a CDS encoding TlpA disulfide reductase family protein: protein MMRDRQSSWGTRATLLLPVVVLLAVLAWATLRHQQSLAIGAALARGQTPPVPGISLPAFDGRRVSLTDFRGHPVVLNFWASWCIPCAEEAPILEAMSNEFRARGLVVVGVDTQDLEPPARRFLSRHGITYMNVRDPDGSLARLFGTTGVPETFFVGSDGLIRGKFPGEQLDRTAWRAAFDALLGGSARVP from the coding sequence ATGATGCGAGACCGGCAGTCCTCGTGGGGGACTCGGGCCACCTTGCTGCTGCCGGTTGTGGTGCTGCTGGCCGTCCTGGCGTGGGCCACGCTGCGACACCAGCAATCTCTTGCAATCGGCGCAGCGCTTGCTCGGGGGCAGACGCCTCCGGTGCCCGGCATCAGCCTCCCCGCGTTCGATGGGCGGCGAGTCTCCCTCACGGATTTTCGTGGTCACCCGGTCGTACTGAACTTTTGGGCGTCCTGGTGCATCCCGTGTGCTGAGGAGGCTCCGATCCTGGAAGCCATGTCAAACGAGTTTCGGGCCCGGGGACTTGTGGTCGTGGGAGTTGACACTCAGGATCTCGAACCACCCGCGCGGCGGTTTCTCTCCCGGCACGGCATCACGTACATGAACGTCCGCGATCCGGACGGCAGCCTCGCCCGCCTGTTTGGGACGACCGGGGTTCCGGAGACGTTCTTTGTCGGCTCTGACGGCCTCATCCGGGGGAAGTTCCCGGGGGAGCAGCTCGATCGAACGGCGTGGCGCGCCGCCTTCGACGCCCTCCTCGGCGGGAGCGCCCGGGTTCCCTAA